The stretch of DNA ACTTCCCCCGAGGATTCTGAGGTTCGACATAATGGTCAATGGTAGCAGAGCTGTCAGCCATCAGCCATCAGCGGTCAGCTTTTAACAGCGACGATGAGGTTGGGCCTGGAACAATAAAGTGGATTTCCACCAACCATGTTGGGTTTTTGTTGGAACAAAGCATGGACTTGCTGAGATTTCTGGCTGACGGCTGACGGCTGAACGCTCTGTGCCCTTTGCTCCAATTTCAAAAAACAGTCTAGAATGAAAAAATGCACATCACTGCAGCAATCACCGCCGGGGGGAAGTCCAGGCGATTTGGTTCGGACAAAGCACTGTATCGGGTTGGACAGTACACCCTGCTGGACATTGCAGCACACAACCTCCATGCCTGCAACCAGAAATTGATCATTGGTCCTTACGCCTTGAAGGGCTGGCAGACCTATCCTGATCCCTTTCCGGGAATCGGTCCCATTTCAGGTCTGGTTTCTGCGCTGGAGCATGCAAAGAATGGCTGGGTGTTCTTCACGGGGGTGGACATGCCCAACCTGGATGCCCATTACTGGTCCCACCTGCATCACCACCTGAATCCCGATGTGCAGGTGATTGTGCCCCTCAATGAGCACGGGAAGATGGAAACGCTGGCTGCGGCCT from Deinococcus cellulosilyticus NBRC 106333 = KACC 11606 encodes:
- the mobA gene encoding molybdenum cofactor guanylyltransferase, with the translated sequence MHITAAITAGGKSRRFGSDKALYRVGQYTLLDIAAHNLHACNQKLIIGPYALKGWQTYPDPFPGIGPISGLVSALEHAKNGWVFFTGVDMPNLDAHYWSHLHHHLNPDVQVIVPLNEHGKMETLAAAYHVSALPHLKAALQEKRYGIRQVIEHHLLYRTLTGVPQHHFKNVNTVQDTQDLIDT